The following coding sequences are from one Halorubrum sp. BOL3-1 window:
- a CDS encoding ABC transporter ATP-binding protein, producing the protein MTDDHGGFEHVRENVDGHPMINLLSYAKRYWPTLTLGVLAAFLTRFARLVPPVVVAAAIDRAIRGSADAGLLTDVGLLPPGEITGEAARFAVLERLVLIAVLAYLIRSVSRFISRYLLQATAQKVQRDLRNDTYDHLQRLSMDFFADHQTGGMMSILNSDINRLEQFLNTEFRQLIRVVATVGGIAIILWTYSPKLALIALAPVPIIGLASGVFLSWIEPRYKSIRETVARLNTRLENNLGGAAVIKAFDRYGFEHSRVAQQSEAYHDEKVAALRIRRGFFATLRLLTGVVFVLVLYIGGTDIITGVPGEAGVLTPGGFALFFLLLRRLYSPMRRVGKSANKYQLAKSSAERVFGLLGREPTITSPDPAYVPESIDGEVTFEDVTFAYGDREPVLHDVSLDVPPGTTIGLAGATGAGKSTLLKLISRFHDVNDGAVRVDETDVQEYDLQSLRDSIAIVEQNPYLFSGTVAENIAYGDREILEAEWSEGPDESARARVERAAEAAAADEFITDLPNGYDTPVGERGIKLSGGQRQRLAIARALLNDPEIIVFDEATSDVDTETEELIQESLERLVEERTAFIIAHRLSTIQNADEIVVMDEGQIVEQGRHEELVAGGGTYANLWQGQAEASPADD; encoded by the coding sequence GTGACAGACGACCACGGCGGGTTTGAGCACGTTCGGGAGAACGTGGACGGCCACCCGATGATAAATTTGCTCAGCTACGCCAAACGCTACTGGCCGACCCTCACGCTCGGCGTGCTTGCGGCGTTCCTCACCCGGTTCGCTCGACTGGTCCCACCAGTTGTCGTCGCGGCAGCCATCGATCGAGCGATCCGTGGTTCGGCCGACGCGGGACTGTTGACCGACGTAGGCTTGCTACCGCCGGGTGAGATCACCGGCGAAGCGGCCCGCTTCGCGGTGCTCGAACGGCTCGTGCTCATCGCGGTTCTCGCGTACCTGATCCGGTCGGTCTCTCGGTTTATTTCCCGGTATCTGCTTCAGGCGACTGCACAGAAGGTCCAGCGTGATCTGCGAAACGACACGTACGACCATCTCCAGCGGCTCTCGATGGATTTTTTCGCCGATCATCAGACCGGCGGAATGATGTCGATCCTCAACAGCGACATCAATCGCCTTGAGCAGTTCCTCAACACGGAGTTCCGACAGCTCATCCGCGTGGTCGCAACGGTCGGCGGGATTGCGATCATCCTCTGGACGTACTCGCCGAAGCTTGCGCTCATTGCGCTCGCACCGGTCCCGATCATTGGATTGGCTAGCGGCGTGTTTCTCAGCTGGATCGAGCCTCGGTATAAGTCGATCCGCGAGACCGTCGCCCGGCTGAACACACGACTTGAGAACAACCTCGGTGGCGCTGCGGTGATCAAGGCGTTTGACCGATACGGCTTCGAGCACAGTCGGGTCGCTCAGCAGAGCGAGGCGTACCACGACGAAAAGGTCGCGGCGCTGCGAATCCGACGCGGGTTCTTTGCTACCCTGCGGCTGTTGACCGGCGTCGTGTTCGTCCTCGTTCTCTATATTGGTGGGACAGATATCATCACTGGCGTTCCCGGTGAGGCAGGGGTGCTGACCCCCGGCGGGTTTGCGCTGTTTTTCCTCCTGTTGCGGCGGCTGTACTCGCCGATGCGTCGGGTCGGTAAGTCGGCAAACAAGTACCAGCTTGCGAAGTCCAGCGCCGAGCGCGTGTTCGGGCTGCTCGGCCGTGAGCCCACAATTACCAGCCCAGACCCGGCGTACGTCCCCGAGTCGATCGACGGGGAGGTCACGTTCGAAGATGTTACCTTTGCCTATGGGGACCGGGAGCCGGTCCTTCATGACGTCTCGCTCGATGTTCCGCCGGGGACGACTATCGGGCTTGCTGGAGCGACCGGGGCCGGAAAATCAACGCTCCTGAAGCTCATCTCCCGGTTCCATGATGTCAATGACGGGGCAGTCCGCGTTGATGAAACTGACGTCCAGGAATACGATTTACAGTCGTTACGGGACTCTATCGCTATTGTTGAGCAGAATCCATACCTGTTCTCAGGGACTGTCGCAGAGAATATCGCGTACGGCGATCGCGAGATTCTGGAGGCCGAATGGTCGGAAGGACCTGACGAGAGCGCCCGTGCCCGCGTTGAGCGGGCAGCTGAGGCCGCCGCAGCTGACGAGTTCATTACAGATCTCCCCAACGGGTACGACACCCCGGTTGGCGAGCGAGGTATCAAACTTTCAGGCGGCCAACGTCAGCGCCTCGCAATCGCCCGGGCACTGCTCAACGACCCCGAGATTATTGTTTTCGACGAGGCCACGTCAGACGTTGATACGGAAACTGAGGAACTGATCCAAGAAAGCCTTGAGCGGCTGGTCGAGGAGCGGACCGCGTTTATCATTGCACATCGGCTTTCAACGATTCAGAACGCCGACGAGATTGTCGTGATGGATGAGGGCCAGATCGTCGAGCAAGGACGTCACGAGGAACTTGTTGCCGGCGGCGGAACATATGCCAACCTCTGGCAAGGACAGGCTGAGGCGTCTCCGGCCGATGACTGA
- a CDS encoding DUF3006 domain-containing protein — translation MSDIDLPDGEYTAVVDAIEDGIARVFFEQDGRDVGDSLFDPSQLPPDGRQADAILMVVVQDGDLVDVTVDTEATQQRRESAQDRFDRLSSRPPSDDDS, via the coding sequence ATGAGCGACATCGATCTCCCTGACGGCGAGTACACCGCGGTCGTGGATGCGATCGAAGATGGGATCGCACGGGTGTTCTTTGAGCAAGACGGTCGCGACGTCGGTGACAGCCTTTTCGACCCGAGTCAACTCCCACCGGACGGTCGACAGGCCGATGCTATTTTGATGGTCGTCGTTCAGGACGGGGACCTCGTGGATGTGACCGTTGATACTGAGGCGACACAGCAGCGTCGAGAGTCGGCACAAGATCGGTTCGATCGACTCTCGTCACGACCGCCGTCAGATGACGACTCGTAG
- a CDS encoding DUF2892 domain-containing protein gives MKRNVGRLDALARIIGGGAVVILALLVAANAVSVPVGSAVGLAVIGTVLIVEGGTRRCLLYRVLGIDRCPVEQS, from the coding sequence ATGAAACGAAATGTCGGTCGGCTCGACGCACTCGCTCGGATCATTGGCGGGGGTGCGGTGGTAATACTGGCACTTCTCGTCGCGGCCAACGCCGTCAGCGTTCCGGTCGGCTCCGCCGTCGGGCTCGCAGTCATAGGTACAGTCCTCATTGTCGAAGGCGGGACACGTCGGTGTCTTTTGTATCGGGTGCTCGGTATCGATCGGTGTCCAGTAGAACAGTCGTGA
- a CDS encoding SDR family NAD(P)-dependent oxidoreductase, with protein MSRPEEIAGVVDVDCSGTQALVTGSTSGIGRATALALGRLGADVIVHGRDRSAGAAVVKDLNTVDVDAQFIRADFASLDSVRELAATVRQETDGLDILINNAGGFFRTGQLTDLGIEYTFHVNHLAPYLLTTELLDHLVDGSRIVTTASAAHQGTQLDLTRVRTVNDYSATWAYGHSKLANILFTTELAERLEALDRSIVSNCIHPGAIPGSGFSRFLPGPLPRVLQALDRLPVVTSVAEGAAELLVPALSPGVSDVSGAYFTDQRPATPSRAAQDATAARRLWEVSAELLEIETPLSSATTTSG; from the coding sequence ATGAGCCGACCAGAGGAAATCGCGGGTGTAGTAGATGTTGACTGTTCTGGGACCCAGGCGCTCGTCACCGGCTCGACGAGTGGTATTGGACGGGCCACGGCACTCGCACTGGGACGATTGGGTGCCGATGTCATAGTCCACGGTCGCGACCGGTCAGCTGGTGCGGCCGTCGTCAAGGACCTCAATACAGTCGATGTAGATGCTCAATTCATCCGAGCAGATTTTGCTAGTCTCGACTCAGTGCGGGAGTTAGCTGCGACTGTCCGGCAGGAAACCGATGGGCTTGATATTCTGATAAACAACGCCGGTGGCTTCTTTCGTACGGGACAATTGACTGACCTCGGTATCGAGTATACCTTTCACGTTAATCACCTCGCCCCGTACTTGCTGACAACCGAACTACTTGATCATCTTGTAGACGGCAGTCGGATCGTCACAACGGCGTCTGCCGCCCATCAGGGGACCCAACTCGATCTCACGCGGGTCCGAACGGTCAACGACTACTCGGCTACGTGGGCATACGGACACTCGAAGCTCGCGAATATCCTGTTTACGACTGAACTTGCTGAGCGTCTTGAGGCGCTCGATCGGTCGATCGTTTCCAACTGCATCCACCCCGGTGCAATTCCCGGCAGTGGGTTCAGTCGATTCCTTCCGGGTCCACTACCGCGCGTTCTCCAAGCGCTTGATAGGCTCCCCGTCGTCACGAGCGTTGCCGAAGGTGCTGCTGAGCTACTAGTTCCGGCTCTCTCCCCAGGGGTTTCCGACGTTTCAGGAGCATATTTCACAGATCAGCGGCCGGCTACTCCATCGCGTGCGGCACAGGATGCAACGGCAGCGCGACGGCTGTGGGAGGTGAGTGCTGAATTACTCGAAATTGAAACGCCGCTGTCTTCAGCCACAACAACTTCCGGTTAA
- a CDS encoding ribonuclease HI family protein, protein MEQLPAARLSPLADQVDDILAQYGYEIRRGIGAIDDAVTGHGGLFEPETTDDEIRAAVREVLADNTPSVTDYTLNGDSRDIVLYVDGSSRGNPGPSGAGAVIQIGDEGIVNLGRPVGSNAENNLAEYAALQMGLEVVLTRCDPRVVEVRIDSMTVVNDIWGDSDGIPSADMFRNAIVNHISSLSECEWTHLADSDPNPADARAAVGADIAALGP, encoded by the coding sequence ATGGAACAGCTACCTGCCGCGAGGCTCTCACCGCTCGCCGATCAAGTCGACGATATCCTCGCTCAATACGGATATGAGATCCGACGTGGAATCGGCGCCATCGACGACGCCGTTACCGGGCACGGCGGTCTGTTCGAACCGGAGACAACCGACGACGAGATCCGAGCGGCTGTAAGAGAGGTCCTCGCTGATAATACACCGTCGGTAACAGATTACACACTGAATGGTGATAGCCGTGACATCGTTCTGTACGTGGATGGGAGTTCCCGTGGGAATCCCGGTCCGTCTGGGGCGGGGGCTGTCATCCAGATCGGTGACGAGGGAATCGTCAACCTCGGACGCCCTGTCGGGTCAAACGCAGAGAACAATCTTGCCGAGTACGCAGCACTACAGATGGGGCTCGAAGTGGTGCTGACACGGTGTGACCCGCGGGTCGTGGAAGTGCGAATCGACTCGATGACCGTAGTTAACGATATTTGGGGCGACAGCGATGGGATCCCGTCGGCCGATATGTTCAGGAACGCTATTGTCAACCACATTTCGTCGCTCTCGGAGTGTGAGTGGACACATCTCGCCGATAGTGACCCGAACCCGGCAGACGCCCGTGCAGCCGTGGGTGCCGACATCGCAGCTTTGGGTCCATAA
- a CDS encoding ABC transporter ATP-binding protein, translated as MSDSEGGLDDFRDRSQKPMRYLANRYGRDHLPFLAIGGLMTIIGAALFSVPAFVLGVALDALFQQTRPFSLPLVPEAWIPASQMGQFWLTVGIVSGSFLIAAIAGYIRGWTLNRVAQDVQHQLRTDTYERMQTQRMAFFDDHKTGEVMSVLNNDVNQLESFLSEDLQAGVRIIVTSLVIGAITLYLHWQLALVTLTMVPMLAYASYRFQQSIEPKYGEVRSSVGRLNARLENNIGGIGVIKSFGQEEYEADRVADASNEYRSANWSAIRTRIAFFPSLTLITAFGYGITFALGGYVFLQGGFSVFTIPLTAGTLVTFLLYSRRLMYPMRQFGQVLNNYQYAYAAAERVVGLLQDPDLLSERESGTELTSIDGAVSYDGVTFSYDDQETIIDDVDLTVTPGETIGLVGPTGAGKTTLTKLLMRLYDTDEGTVRLDGHDIQNITIQSLRRHLGYVSQEPFLFGGTIRENVSYGVSETSDKPIITALEQAGAWEFVEPLDDQLDTVVGERGVKLSGGQRQRLAIARATLKDPSLLVLDEATSHVDNETELVVQQNVADVGADRTTFVIAHRLSTVRNADRIVVLDDGQIVETGTHERLLDADGLYADLWRVQVGDLDALPDTFIRQTVGSADD; from the coding sequence ATGTCTGATTCTGAGGGGGGCTTGGACGATTTTCGCGATCGGTCTCAAAAGCCGATGCGGTATCTCGCCAATCGGTACGGGCGAGATCACCTGCCATTTCTCGCGATTGGGGGGCTGATGACGATCATTGGGGCGGCACTGTTTTCGGTGCCCGCGTTCGTGTTGGGAGTCGCGCTTGATGCGCTCTTCCAGCAAACGCGTCCCTTCTCCCTACCATTAGTACCCGAGGCGTGGATCCCCGCGTCGCAGATGGGGCAGTTCTGGCTCACTGTTGGGATTGTCAGTGGGTCGTTTCTGATCGCCGCCATCGCCGGCTACATTCGCGGGTGGACGCTCAACCGGGTGGCCCAAGACGTCCAACACCAACTCAGGACTGACACGTACGAGCGGATGCAAACCCAGAGAATGGCGTTTTTCGACGATCACAAGACCGGCGAGGTGATGTCGGTGTTGAACAACGACGTGAACCAACTTGAGTCATTTCTCTCGGAGGACCTCCAAGCCGGTGTTCGGATTATCGTCACGTCGCTGGTGATCGGCGCGATCACGCTGTATCTCCACTGGCAACTCGCGCTTGTGACGCTGACGATGGTCCCAATGTTGGCGTACGCCTCGTATCGATTCCAGCAGTCAATTGAGCCGAAGTATGGTGAAGTACGTTCGTCGGTCGGCCGGCTCAACGCACGGCTTGAGAACAACATCGGTGGCATCGGCGTGATCAAGTCCTTCGGGCAAGAGGAGTACGAAGCCGACCGCGTTGCCGACGCCTCCAACGAGTATCGGTCGGCAAACTGGAGCGCCATTCGAACCCGCATTGCCTTCTTCCCCTCACTCACGTTGATCACCGCCTTCGGCTACGGAATCACCTTCGCGCTCGGTGGCTACGTGTTCCTACAGGGCGGGTTCAGCGTGTTCACAATTCCGCTGACAGCAGGTACACTTGTGACGTTTCTACTCTACAGTCGACGACTGATGTACCCGATGCGGCAGTTCGGCCAGGTGTTAAACAACTACCAATACGCCTACGCGGCCGCCGAGCGCGTAGTGGGCTTGCTCCAAGACCCAGATCTACTCTCCGAGCGGGAGAGCGGCACGGAGCTTACATCGATCGACGGTGCGGTCAGCTACGATGGCGTCACCTTCAGCTACGACGATCAGGAGACGATCATCGACGATGTCGACCTCACGGTCACGCCCGGTGAAACGATCGGACTGGTTGGACCAACCGGTGCGGGAAAGACGACCCTAACGAAGCTGTTGATGCGGCTGTACGACACTGACGAGGGCACAGTTCGTCTCGACGGCCATGACATCCAAAACATCACGATCCAGAGTCTCCGGCGTCATCTCGGGTACGTTTCTCAAGAGCCGTTCCTGTTCGGAGGCACCATTCGAGAAAACGTCTCGTATGGCGTCTCCGAGACGAGCGATAAACCGATCATCACCGCACTTGAGCAGGCTGGCGCGTGGGAATTTGTCGAACCACTGGACGATCAGCTCGACACCGTCGTTGGGGAGCGTGGGGTGAAACTCTCCGGGGGGCAGCGACAACGCCTCGCGATTGCCCGTGCTACGCTGAAAGATCCCTCGTTGCTGGTCCTCGATGAGGCGACCAGTCACGTCGACAACGAGACCGAACTGGTCGTCCAACAAAACGTGGCCGACGTCGGGGCTGACCGTACGACCTTCGTAATCGCCCATCGCCTCTCTACGGTTCGAAACGCTGACCGCATCGTTGTCCTCGACGACGGCCAGATCGTCGAGACGGGTACTCACGAGCGGTTACTCGATGCTGACGGCCTGTACGCAGATCTCTGGCGTGTCCAAGTCGGTGATCTTGACGCGCTACCTGATACGTTCATCAGACAAACTGTGGGCTCCGCTGACGACTAG
- a CDS encoding nuclear transport factor 2 family protein: MNARAMITEYYAALRAGEPLDPFFDVECPDDDSYVKFGISEQLVGSDQIRAGLRSQTETTTDWSVTSSDLRVTQRDTHAWFSDAVSMAWTSTETRHRYEFETRWSGTLRRSDGCWQFVGMHVSTADEL; this comes from the coding sequence ATGAACGCACGTGCGATGATCACCGAGTATTACGCGGCTCTCCGGGCCGGAGAACCGCTTGATCCGTTCTTTGACGTAGAGTGCCCTGACGACGATAGCTACGTGAAGTTCGGTATCTCTGAGCAGCTTGTTGGCAGCGACCAGATCCGAGCCGGACTTCGAAGCCAGACAGAGACTACGACAGACTGGAGCGTAACGAGTTCCGATCTCAGAGTCACACAGCGCGACACTCATGCGTGGTTCAGCGACGCGGTCTCGATGGCGTGGACTAGCACGGAGACGAGACATCGGTATGAATTCGAGACTCGATGGAGTGGAACACTCAGACGGTCTGATGGCTGCTGGCAATTCGTTGGAATGCACGTCAGCACCGCTGACGAGCTATGA
- a CDS encoding transglutaminase domain-containing protein, translating to MSEGRQSGEAVLVIIAIVALLLSAAFLPVVDIFGDGGDAGVLGPLGAEQVTDQVNSGGGGEMPGETSGSPVGGSLTAPDQTGIGGGFDGSLSSVPLFVAESSENTYWRQTAYTDYTGTGWKRSADDQPISEGVPNDDRTIDSRVIDYEVTLLTGTQSLPTVWQPKTVNLSNQSETTVRASTVGGITTDRSLSKGATYTAESSPPPRDTATLRQANGQAPANIRRTYTQLPANTPDRVGERTAEIIDGEQNRYDRTVAVHDWLESNKGYSLQTDIDPSQPIADQLIFEVDDAYCQHFATTMAAMLRSQDIPARYVVGFAGGSPVGDSESLVTSDRAHAWVEVYFEGVGWVRFDPTPGGNLPVDSPQPPYNLSLNRSAIVGADVAVNVQKNDSAVVGVPVYVNDERVGWTDSGGKITTTLPYTEEITITARPRGSETKYSDDSGSTTTADNLDGSASTLPGTDLIETAATVTPRLAGVLPTVVDSFPLLLYQVGGTTASAPGTGAYQAENSNNESSVTYTSETNATISVGGNRTTGGTARLVVSVQDVPVANANIDFEGETIGSTNSDGVYELSLANIEPGNYSVQATRGPVDISSTLTVNSPQDDNNSDSGENEERDPLAPNISVSPSLIALPGTPATATVSRDDQPISGTAVRVDGEVIGETDANGTVAFSFPIADSVVVAATANGVSGEQFVDGLYRNTGIIVAALVGVLIGLRAIARRYGITGQLLARKLAVIVAVLLSIPHRLVNLVIRLSAAFEAAIIGLWKRLTSVPSLLSGSLIEILRRVNPYRLLLAVVMWVRSQLQRRQHVSSDDTPDDATETGSPDTEQHRRLEVIWGSFVEFVRPPKLTTRTPAEIGRYAIEQGLPQRPVKYITELYRAAEYGRRAPDKSRLESAREALSTLREEDDK from the coding sequence ATGAGTGAAGGGAGACAATCTGGCGAAGCGGTGCTGGTGATCATCGCCATTGTGGCGTTGCTGCTCTCGGCAGCATTTCTTCCTGTTGTCGACATCTTCGGCGACGGAGGTGACGCTGGGGTACTCGGACCTCTCGGTGCTGAACAAGTAACCGACCAAGTGAATAGTGGCGGAGGTGGAGAGATGCCGGGAGAGACATCGGGCTCGCCGGTTGGCGGTTCACTCACGGCCCCCGATCAGACGGGAATTGGCGGTGGGTTTGACGGGTCACTCAGTTCGGTACCGCTGTTCGTCGCCGAGTCGTCAGAGAACACTTACTGGCGACAGACCGCGTACACGGACTATACAGGCACTGGATGGAAGCGGTCAGCCGACGATCAGCCCATCTCAGAGGGTGTGCCGAACGATGACCGGACGATAGACAGTCGGGTAATCGACTACGAAGTGACATTGTTGACCGGCACCCAATCGTTACCGACAGTGTGGCAACCGAAGACTGTCAACCTGTCAAATCAGTCGGAAACCACAGTCCGTGCGTCAACTGTCGGCGGCATCACTACCGACCGTTCACTTTCGAAGGGAGCGACCTACACGGCGGAGAGCTCGCCTCCACCCCGCGACACAGCCACCCTCCGACAGGCTAACGGGCAGGCTCCGGCCAATATCCGTCGGACTTACACCCAGTTACCAGCCAATACGCCCGATCGGGTCGGCGAGCGCACAGCCGAAATCATCGACGGTGAACAGAACCGGTACGACCGCACGGTGGCAGTCCACGACTGGCTCGAATCGAATAAGGGCTACTCGCTACAGACTGATATCGATCCTAGCCAGCCGATCGCCGATCAGCTCATCTTTGAAGTCGACGACGCCTATTGCCAGCATTTCGCCACAACGATGGCAGCCATGCTACGGAGTCAAGATATACCAGCACGGTACGTAGTCGGCTTTGCTGGGGGGAGCCCCGTTGGAGACAGCGAATCTCTTGTTACGAGCGATCGAGCCCACGCGTGGGTTGAGGTTTACTTTGAGGGTGTCGGCTGGGTACGGTTCGATCCGACGCCGGGCGGAAACCTCCCAGTTGACTCACCACAGCCACCCTACAACCTCTCGCTGAACCGATCGGCTATCGTTGGAGCTGATGTCGCGGTGAACGTCCAGAAAAACGACAGCGCAGTCGTTGGTGTCCCAGTCTACGTTAACGACGAACGCGTCGGTTGGACCGATTCGGGCGGCAAAATAACGACAACACTACCATACACCGAAGAGATCACAATTACTGCTCGTCCCCGCGGCTCAGAGACAAAGTACTCTGATGATTCAGGTTCGACCACCACAGCCGACAATCTCGACGGCTCAGCATCGACTCTCCCTGGTACGGATCTTATTGAAACGGCCGCAACCGTGACTCCCCGCCTCGCCGGGGTACTACCGACCGTAGTAGACAGTTTTCCGCTGCTACTTTACCAAGTTGGGGGTACCACGGCCAGCGCGCCCGGCACCGGAGCCTATCAGGCGGAAAACTCGAATAACGAATCGTCGGTGACCTACACATCAGAGACGAATGCGACAATTTCCGTCGGCGGGAATCGGACAACGGGTGGGACCGCTCGGCTCGTCGTCTCCGTTCAGGATGTGCCGGTCGCCAACGCTAATATCGACTTTGAGGGTGAGACCATCGGATCGACCAACAGTGACGGAGTCTACGAGCTCTCGCTGGCAAATATCGAGCCAGGTAACTATTCGGTTCAGGCAACCCGAGGGCCGGTGGATATCTCGTCGACGCTCACCGTCAACTCGCCCCAAGATGACAACAACTCAGACAGCGGTGAGAACGAAGAGCGAGACCCACTTGCCCCAAATATCTCGGTGTCACCGTCTCTGATCGCACTCCCAGGAACCCCAGCGACCGCGACTGTCAGCCGAGACGATCAGCCGATCTCGGGCACTGCGGTTCGCGTTGACGGGGAGGTCATCGGCGAGACCGATGCCAATGGAACAGTTGCTTTCTCGTTCCCGATCGCTGATTCAGTTGTCGTCGCCGCCACTGCCAACGGCGTTTCTGGCGAGCAGTTTGTTGACGGCCTTTACCGGAACACTGGGATTATAGTAGCAGCGCTAGTCGGTGTACTCATCGGTCTCAGAGCGATCGCCCGACGATACGGGATTACCGGCCAGCTACTGGCACGGAAACTTGCGGTTATCGTCGCCGTTCTTCTCTCGATTCCACACCGGTTGGTTAATCTCGTAATTCGGTTATCAGCCGCGTTTGAAGCCGCAATTATCGGGCTCTGGAAACGGCTCACGTCGGTCCCGAGCCTCCTATCCGGATCGCTGATCGAGATTTTGCGTCGGGTGAACCCCTATAGGCTGTTACTAGCGGTGGTCATGTGGGTTCGATCCCAGTTACAAAGGCGTCAGCACGTTAGTAGTGATGACACCCCAGATGACGCAACCGAGACAGGAAGCCCTGACACTGAGCAGCACCGGCGACTCGAGGTGATATGGGGGTCATTCGTCGAATTTGTCCGACCACCGAAGCTCACAACTCGGACACCCGCTGAGATTGGTCGGTACGCAATCGAACAGGGTCTTCCACAACGACCTGTGAAGTATATCACTGAGTTATATCGTGCCGCCGAGTACGGCCGCCGAGCACCCGATAAGTCGCGGCTTGAATCTGCCCGTGAGGCGCTGTCAACGCTTCGGGAGGAGGATGACAAATGA
- a CDS encoding dCTP deaminase, with protein sequence MSGLLDDVKEIVHEPTQQRVDGGVDLTVAEVYTIDSPGRIDFGGGEVESAGLTPHPRVWRDPDDDYQWWELSAGTYLIEYNESLTDDALLQPRPELVERGGSHPTLRVTELPRVPLTVGGAGLQLKANARVSSLLPV encoded by the coding sequence ATGTCCGGCCTTCTCGACGACGTCAAAGAGATCGTTCATGAACCGACTCAGCAACGCGTTGATGGTGGTGTCGACCTCACCGTTGCAGAGGTCTATACAATAGATTCGCCAGGCCGCATCGATTTTGGCGGTGGAGAGGTTGAGTCTGCCGGGCTCACGCCGCATCCACGAGTGTGGCGTGACCCAGACGACGACTACCAGTGGTGGGAGCTCTCTGCGGGGACGTATCTGATCGAGTACAACGAATCGCTCACTGACGACGCGCTACTCCAACCGCGTCCTGAGCTCGTTGAGCGTGGCGGTAGCCATCCAACTCTACGGGTAACGGAATTGCCGCGGGTTCCGCTTACCGTTGGAGGGGCCGGGCTCCAGCTCAAGGCGAACGCACGTGTCTCCTCACTTCTTCCGGTCTGA
- a CDS encoding DUF58 domain-containing protein gives MRHTRYRIMRAYAILLVAAGVATTSLSLVLAAAVPLIFTLYGALSGSPTVEGVIEIDREISPETPLPGQPVEVTLTVRNTGETAIPDLRLVDSVPKELGVTEGSPHAGSAIAAGGKLSMTYTLAADRGTYTFDDVAVTARNLNGTRVVQAKIKATGVTDFECRVAVEDIPVQQTTAYTGQLATDSGGPGVEFYATREYRPEDPVKRIDWRQYAKTGKLATIDYREQHAAHVVVLTDSRPSTHVAASSNDPTGATLSAYAATIALEVLIDDGHHVSLGALGIADPETDIGPPAWVSADVGTGFTAHATAVCNAAASATTDRNDDSHSNDSHNVGPTSTNPHSEAASPPVADGGVNWQRLQSLVPTGAQVMLCTPVTDEAIVDLVESLRGSDHEVTVVSPQTAPETVGGRTVALQRAVRLDRLRFLGATVIDWEQTEKLPVALARALNSGVR, from the coding sequence GTGAGACACACCCGCTACCGGATCATGCGGGCCTATGCGATCCTCCTCGTCGCTGCCGGAGTCGCAACTACATCGCTCTCACTGGTACTTGCGGCGGCTGTCCCACTGATATTCACTCTCTACGGGGCGCTGTCTGGCTCGCCAACTGTCGAAGGTGTCATCGAAATTGACCGGGAGATCAGCCCCGAGACGCCACTTCCCGGCCAGCCCGTTGAGGTGACTTTGACGGTCCGAAACACGGGCGAGACAGCGATTCCCGACCTCCGACTCGTCGACAGCGTTCCCAAAGAACTCGGCGTCACCGAGGGATCACCTCATGCTGGCAGCGCGATAGCGGCTGGGGGTAAGCTGTCGATGACTTACACACTCGCAGCTGACCGTGGAACCTACACCTTTGACGACGTCGCCGTCACTGCCCGCAACCTCAATGGGACGCGGGTAGTCCAGGCAAAAATCAAAGCAACGGGTGTCACCGACTTTGAGTGTCGGGTCGCCGTTGAGGACATCCCAGTCCAGCAGACGACCGCTTACACCGGCCAGCTGGCGACAGATTCGGGTGGACCAGGCGTCGAGTTCTACGCAACCCGAGAGTACCGGCCGGAGGATCCGGTCAAACGAATTGACTGGCGGCAATATGCGAAGACTGGGAAGCTGGCGACGATCGACTACCGCGAGCAGCACGCCGCCCACGTCGTCGTCCTCACCGACAGCCGTCCGTCGACTCACGTGGCGGCCTCCTCAAATGATCCGACTGGCGCGACGCTGAGCGCCTACGCCGCGACGATTGCGCTTGAAGTGCTAATCGACGATGGTCACCACGTCTCGCTCGGTGCGCTCGGGATCGCCGACCCAGAGACCGACATTGGACCTCCGGCGTGGGTTTCGGCCGACGTAGGCACCGGCTTCACCGCTCACGCGACAGCGGTGTGTAACGCCGCGGCATCGGCCACGACCGATAGGAACGACGACAGTCACTCCAACGACTCTCACAATGTTGGACCGACCAGTACCAACCCACACAGCGAAGCTGCGTCCCCACCGGTGGCTGACGGCGGCGTCAACTGGCAGCGGCTCCAGTCGCTCGTGCCGACCGGCGCACAAGTCATGTTGTGTACCCCTGTGACCGACGAGGCGATCGTCGATCTTGTCGAGTCACTCCGAGGCAGCGACCATGAGGTGACGGTGGTCTCGCCACAGACTGCTCCCGAGACCGTTGGCGGTCGGACAGTCGCCCTCCAGCGGGCAGTCCGGCTCGATCGGCTCCGGTTTCTCGGGGCGACGGTCATCGACTGGGAACAAACCGAAAAACTGCCTGTTGCGCTTGCGCGCGCGCTGAATTCAGGGGTGCGGTAA